A stretch of Lathyrus oleraceus cultivar Zhongwan6 chromosome 6, CAAS_Psat_ZW6_1.0, whole genome shotgun sequence DNA encodes these proteins:
- the LOC127096328 gene encoding uncharacterized protein LOC127096328 codes for MKGIWKAANNQGKVAFVLKEKSKVLKENSKSWNKEVFDILNLQVAEAVKSLNYLDHQAAANIVVSSSSSLEEVGVKASSKVWEAMYNKESILRQKFRLMWIREGDSNSKCFYKFMKRYSRNCILSIKIDKGRLDQVKEIKEKPDLIFKDDLLRFVSEFHMIAKVPKTIIASFLTLIPKKDNSQALVEYMPISLTNSLYRILAKIQATRFKKVKYDLIFKYQSAFMAQR; via the exons ATGAAAGGAATTTGGAAAGCAGCTAATAATCAGGGCAAAGTTGCATTCGTGTTAAAAGAAAAGTCGAAGGTTTTGAAGGAAAATTCAAAGAGTTGGAATAAAGAGGTGTTTGACATCCTAAATTTACAAGTGGCAGAAGCTGTAAAGTCTCTCAACTACTTAGACCATCAGGCAGCAGCAAATATTGTGGTTTCAAGTTCTAGCAGTTTGGAAGAAGTCGGAGTCAAAGCATCTAGCAAAGTTTGGGAAGCAATGTACAACAAAGAGAGTATTCTTAGACAAAAATTTAGGCTTATGTGGATTAGAGAAGGGGATTCCAACTCTAAGTGCTTTTATAAATTTATGAAGAGGTATAGTAGGAACTGCATATTGAGTATTAAGATTGATAAGGGAAGACTTGACCAAGTGAAGGAGATAAAAGAAAAACCAGATTTAATTTTTAAA GATGACCTTTTAAGGTTTGTGAGTGAATTCCATATGATTGCAAAGGTTCCAAAAACTATAATTGCTTCATTCTTGACTTTGATTCCTAAGAAGGATAACTCTCAAGCCCTTGTTGAGTACATGCCCATTAGTCTTACTAATAGCTTATATAGAATTCTTGCTAAGATCCAAGCTACTAGGTTTAAAAAGGTCAAATATGATTTAATCTTTAAATATCAATCTGCTTTCATGGCTCAGAGATAG
- the LOC127097958 gene encoding uncharacterized protein LOC127097958: protein MGNYVSCTLAPPLMRNAKATRVILPTGEVKQFREIMKAAELMLENPNYFLVNSRSLHISTRFSPLAADEELEFGSVYIFFPMRRLNSVVTGADMAVLFLAANSAAKRLRAGKTRVQPDESSVDGVENDQKECVRRLSLEGVESGFSYRLSYCRSKKPFLETINEEPIRSR from the coding sequence ATGGGAAATTACGTTTCATGCACCTTAGCTCCACCGTTGATGAGGAACGCCAAAGCTACTAGGGTAATTCTTCCAACTGGAGAAGTGAAGCAATTCAGAGAAATCATGAAAGCTGCGGAGCTTATGTTAGAGAATCCAAACTATTTCTTAGTCAATTCTCGTTCTCTTCACATTTCTACAAGATTCTCTCCTCTCGCTGCAGACGAAGAACTGGAATTCGGAAGTGTTTATATATTTTTTCCTATGAGAAGACTCAACTCTGTTGTTACGGGAGCTGACATGGCGGTGCTCTTTCTAGCGGCGAATTCTGCTGCAAAACGGTTACGTGCCGGAAAGACACGTGTCCAACCGGACGAGAGTTCGGTTGATGGTGTTGAGAATGATCAAAAGGAGTGTGTTCGGAGGTTGAGTTTGGAAGGAGTTGAATCAGGGTTTAGTTACAGGTTAAGTTATTGTAGATCAAAGAAACCTTTTCTAGAGACTATAAATGAAGAACCAATTAGGTCAAGATGA